The Glutamicibacter mishrai DNA window CTGGGCCAGATCCAGGTACAGGTTCAGCACCTGCACATCCGGGGAAAGCTTGCCCTTGCCGACCAGTTCGTCGACGATCTGCGGCTGATCCGGCGCGCGATTAAAGGTCACCACAAAAGCCCGGCCATAGCGCTGGGCAAACAGCCCGGCACGCTGGGTGCACACCGTGGTCATTCCGCCGAATTCTCGTTCGAGCTTCCACGTCACCATATAGGCGTCAAGATGTTCGCTGGATAATGCCACGGGCCGATCCTTAGGTTGTCCTCGAAATTGCCTAGCGCCAGAACCAGCCACCCATCGCGGGGACTGCGCTGGCCGCTGCCACCGAGTCTAGCCGCGCACCGCCGAGCCCGCAGAGCCGCACACCGGTTTTCTGCCCAGCTGCCAGTTGCTTCGATGCCCGGACATGGCTCGCACATAGCCAGTTGCCCACAGCCGGGATCTTTTTGCCACTGGCTCCCGCCGGCGCACCCATGATGGCTTCATGAGTATCCACCAGTTGGCCGCCGCACTTGGCGAGCTGCAGCAGGCCATCGCCAGGGGCGTGCCGCGCGGAACCTGCGCGGCGCTCCTCCAGGTCATGGCCGCCTGCGTGTCATTGCTGGTGCAATTGTCCCGATCGCTGCGGACCAGCGAGGATCCTCGGGTGGCCGCCGCCCACGCCCGGCTGATCGAGACCCTATTCCGCTATAGCCTGCGCGAGCAGCTGCACAGCGCCATCCACCTTGAATCCACCGCGGCCCACCTTTTGGCCGACGACGATCTGGCCGCCGTGGGCTCAGGCACCACGGACTTCAGCCAGCCGGCCACGCTGCATGCCGGTCGCGTGCACTACCGCAGCACCAACGGCTTCCTTGCCAGCTGGCTGGGCCTGGACTTCCACGAGGCCGATCGCCGCGTGCAAGATGCCCACCTTTTGATCGCCCGGCGCGCCATGGACGGCTCGACCATCGCACCCCGGTTTTCCGCGCTGGCCCAGCTGTTCACCGACTCGCCGGTGCTCGATCCCAGGTCTGTGGCCCGTGCCGCCCGCGCCCTGGATAAATTCGAGCCCGCAGACACTGCCTTCGAGGGCCAGCCGCTACAGCCCACTGCCACCCACGCCGATGGGCGCACCTTGGAAGAGCATGTGGTTGAACTGTTCCGGGATCCTGATCTGACTACCGCGCAGTCTCTGGTTTCCGACCTGATCTCTGCCGAGCGCCTCGCCCGCAAAACCGTCAAGACGCCGCAGCCCGGATTCTTCCGGCGTGCCAGCATCGGGGAGTGCGACCGCTACGAGGTCATCGTCACCGGTGCCCAGCGCGAAGAGTTCCGGTCCTTCATCGGGCAAAGCGATAATCCGCGCACCGAGGCCGGGAAATCCGCCCGCGGTGCCCAAGGCAGTGGAATTCAAGGCAATGGCACACCTGGCGGCGATCCGGTGGCCGATGACCTGTTCAGCAGCAACGAACCCATGCCGCCTTGGGCCCAGGATGCGGCCAGCGAGCCACCGCAGGCAGACGAAAATTCCTTGTCGGACGCCGAAGGACAAGATCAAGGGCTTGTTGGCGAACAACTGGCCGCCGATTCCCAGCCTTCGGCGGGTTCAGAACAAGTGTCCGGCGATGCTGTGCCGGGAGACGCTGATCTACCTGTGCCGCAGCGCAGGCTCAATGCCCTGATCGCGGCCCTGAAAAATCGCGGCGGTCGCGGAAGCGCAAAAACCGCCACTCCTAAGATCGCGATCCATGTCCAGCTTGATTCACTGGCCGATCTGGCAGCCCCGGAGCAACTGTCCTCCATGTCGGAGCACGGCATCAAGCTCGGACCAGCAGACACCTCGGCGCTGATCTGC harbors:
- a CDS encoding HNH endonuclease signature motif containing protein, whose translation is MSIHQLAAALGELQQAIARGVPRGTCAALLQVMAACVSLLVQLSRSLRTSEDPRVAAAHARLIETLFRYSLREQLHSAIHLESTAAHLLADDDLAAVGSGTTDFSQPATLHAGRVHYRSTNGFLASWLGLDFHEADRRVQDAHLLIARRAMDGSTIAPRFSALAQLFTDSPVLDPRSVARAARALDKFEPADTAFEGQPLQPTATHADGRTLEEHVVELFRDPDLTTAQSLVSDLISAERLARKTVKTPQPGFFRRASIGECDRYEVIVTGAQREEFRSFIGQSDNPRTEAGKSARGAQGSGIQGNGTPGGDPVADDLFSSNEPMPPWAQDAASEPPQADENSLSDAEGQDQGLVGEQLAADSQPSAGSEQVSGDAVPGDADLPVPQRRLNALIAALKNRGGRGSAKTATPKIAIHVQLDSLADLAAPEQLSSMSEHGIKLGPADTSALICQGEIYRVVFGPDGQPLDVGRSQRFFTEAMKRAIFARDRGCIVPGCTAPPEMLEYHHNDWWEHGGCTSVRNGSCLCRAHHHAVHAGLLKLVTVSGLAHIVLPKHLDPLQRPQRNRIHLAYS